A genomic segment from Chitinophaga niabensis encodes:
- a CDS encoding tetratricopeptide repeat protein, translating to MRFIFIIALCCGISLSVHAQQKRYEFNSRCQQAYDAIMQLRLNTGKALLEEEKRANPDNLIPYFLDNYADFFILFFNEDPVVYARQKKQRAVRLSLMAEGPEDSPYYLYTQAAIKFQWAMVKVKFGERWDAVWEVRKAYVTLKDNQRKFPQFLPNNLLLGSMQTVFGTIPDGYKWITNILGMRGSIKEGMRLLQGFIDSNDPVAVIFREESYYYYCYLKLFIENKPDQLWQFIQAKQLDTHNNYLFALMVANLSLNNQKAAQGIKVLEERKQSPEYAEIFYKDYVLGLMKLERQDDDAIEHLEYFVNNFKGKFYVKEALQRLSWAWYMKGDMAKANRYRSLIFQKGNTETEADKQAQKEAKKGTWPNPVLLKARLLSDGGFYQNALTLMLTKRSNDFNTIEEKLEYAYRLGRIYDEMGQDTNAIRLYEATIKAGSNRPEYFAARSALQMGYIYEKWGDKPKARQSFQTCLDMEGHDYKNSLDQKAKAGMLRLDGK from the coding sequence ATGCGTTTTATTTTCATCATTGCACTTTGTTGTGGCATTTCTCTTTCTGTACATGCGCAGCAAAAAAGATACGAGTTCAATTCCCGCTGCCAGCAGGCTTATGATGCCATTATGCAATTACGGCTGAATACTGGTAAGGCATTACTGGAAGAAGAGAAACGTGCAAACCCTGATAATCTCATTCCTTATTTCCTGGATAACTACGCAGATTTTTTTATCCTGTTCTTTAATGAAGACCCTGTTGTATATGCCCGCCAGAAGAAGCAACGTGCCGTAAGGCTGAGCCTGATGGCGGAAGGCCCGGAAGATTCTCCCTATTACCTGTATACACAGGCGGCCATCAAATTCCAGTGGGCTATGGTGAAAGTGAAGTTCGGAGAAAGATGGGATGCGGTATGGGAAGTGCGCAAGGCGTATGTAACGTTGAAAGATAACCAGCGAAAGTTCCCGCAGTTCCTGCCCAATAATTTGCTGCTGGGTTCCATGCAAACCGTGTTCGGCACTATTCCGGACGGGTACAAATGGATCACCAACATCCTGGGCATGCGCGGCAGTATCAAAGAAGGTATGCGCCTCTTACAGGGTTTTATAGACAGCAATGACCCTGTTGCCGTAATTTTTCGCGAAGAATCCTATTACTACTATTGTTATCTCAAACTATTCATCGAAAATAAACCGGACCAGCTGTGGCAGTTCATCCAGGCAAAACAGCTGGATACGCATAACAACTACCTGTTTGCGCTTATGGTGGCCAACCTGTCCCTCAATAACCAAAAGGCGGCACAAGGCATTAAAGTGCTGGAAGAGCGTAAACAAAGCCCTGAATATGCTGAAATATTCTACAAGGATTATGTGCTGGGACTCATGAAGCTGGAACGCCAGGATGATGATGCCATAGAACACCTTGAATATTTCGTGAATAACTTCAAAGGCAAGTTCTATGTAAAAGAAGCATTGCAGCGTTTAAGCTGGGCCTGGTATATGAAAGGGGATATGGCGAAGGCTAACAGGTACCGCAGCCTGATATTCCAGAAAGGTAACACGGAAACCGAAGCCGATAAGCAGGCACAGAAAGAAGCAAAGAAAGGCACCTGGCCTAATCCCGTATTACTGAAAGCCAGGTTGCTCAGCGACGGCGGCTTCTACCAGAATGCCCTTACCCTGATGCTTACCAAACGTTCCAACGACTTCAATACCATAGAAGAAAAACTGGAGTACGCGTACCGCCTTGGCCGCATTTATGATGAAATGGGGCAGGACACCAATGCCATCCGCCTCTATGAAGCCACTATCAAAGCAGGCAGTAACCGCCCGGAATATTTTGCCGCACGTTCCGCCCTGCAAATGGGATATATCTATGAAAAATGGGGAGATAAGCCCAAAGCAAGGCAAAGTTTTCAAACCTGCCTGGACATGGAAGGGCATGACTACAAAAATTCCCTAGACCAGAAAGCAAAAGCCGGGATGTTAAGACTGGATGGGAAATAG
- a CDS encoding zinc ribbon domain-containing protein — protein sequence MATVKEYNVEEKLVSVLKLQKIDSKLDEIQILKGELPMEVRDLEDEIEGLNLRQGHIEDEIKSITDFIASKKAAIKEAEALAKKYEKQQDNVKNSREFEAITKEVEMQNLEIKLAEKHIKDANEEVKEKTRALDVAKKAVADKESNLKHKKGELEKIISETDKEEKGLQKLTEEAREKVDPRLLQAYEKIRKNYRNGLAVVTVIRDSCGGCFNAIPPQRQAEIRQRKKIVVCEHCGRILVDNDLDATVQA from the coding sequence ATGGCTACTGTTAAAGAATACAACGTTGAGGAAAAATTGGTTTCTGTACTGAAATTACAGAAGATCGACTCCAAGTTGGACGAAATCCAGATCCTGAAAGGAGAGTTGCCGATGGAAGTGCGGGACCTGGAAGATGAGATTGAAGGTTTGAACCTCCGCCAGGGGCATATTGAGGATGAGATTAAAAGCATCACTGATTTTATTGCCAGCAAAAAAGCGGCGATCAAAGAAGCTGAGGCCCTCGCCAAAAAATACGAAAAGCAGCAGGATAATGTAAAGAACAGCCGTGAATTTGAAGCCATCACCAAAGAAGTGGAGATGCAGAACCTCGAGATCAAACTGGCTGAGAAGCACATCAAAGATGCTAACGAAGAAGTAAAAGAGAAAACACGCGCCCTGGATGTTGCCAAAAAAGCGGTGGCAGACAAGGAGTCCAACCTGAAACATAAGAAAGGCGAACTGGAAAAGATCATCAGTGAAACGGATAAGGAAGAGAAAGGATTGCAGAAACTCACCGAAGAAGCACGCGAAAAAGTAGACCCGCGTTTACTGCAGGCGTATGAAAAGATCCGTAAGAACTACCGCAACGGCCTGGCTGTTGTAACAGTGATACGCGATTCCTGCGGTGGTTGCTTCAATGCTATCCCCCCGCAAAGGCAGGCTGAGATCCGCCAGCGTAAAAAGATCGTAGTGTGCGAACATTGCGGCCGCATCCTGGTAGACAACGACCTCGACGCTACTGTACAGGCATAA
- a CDS encoding rhodanese-like domain-containing protein, translated as MKKMLLAACLLLAALVGLAQNAVPADAFEKGMQQPDIQLLDVRTAKEFNTGHLQDALQADFTKKSEFFDRIKYLDKSKPVYIYCLSGGRSTAAAKWMRENGYTQVVEMEGGVIAWKQAGKALTGVAAGPQLSIPDFEKAVSNGKWVLVDVGATWCPPCRKMEPVVKQIVKEKQLKLVNVDAGKDTDVMNSINAKAPPTFVLYKDGKEVWRKEGVVTLEEFRSAIR; from the coding sequence ATGAAAAAGATGCTTTTAGCAGCCTGTTTATTATTAGCTGCACTGGTTGGTCTTGCGCAGAACGCAGTACCGGCGGATGCTTTTGAAAAAGGTATGCAGCAACCGGATATCCAGTTGCTGGATGTACGTACGGCGAAAGAATTTAACACGGGCCACCTGCAGGATGCCCTGCAGGCTGATTTTACAAAGAAGAGCGAGTTTTTTGACCGGATCAAATATCTTGATAAATCCAAACCAGTCTATATCTACTGCCTGAGTGGCGGCCGCAGTACAGCTGCTGCCAAATGGATGCGTGAGAACGGGTATACCCAAGTGGTAGAGATGGAAGGCGGTGTAATAGCCTGGAAACAAGCCGGTAAAGCATTGACAGGTGTTGCCGCCGGCCCGCAGTTGAGCATACCTGATTTTGAGAAAGCGGTAAGCAATGGAAAATGGGTGCTGGTAGACGTTGGTGCCACATGGTGCCCCCCATGCCGGAAAATGGAACCTGTTGTGAAGCAGATCGTTAAAGAAAAGCAATTGAAATTAGTGAATGTGGATGCCGGTAAGGATACGGATGTGATGAACAGCATCAATGCCAAAGCGCCGCCTACTTTTGTGTTGTATAAAGATGGAAAAGAAGTATGGCGAAAGGAAGGTGTGGTAACATTGGAGGAATTCAGATCAGCGATCAGATAA
- a CDS encoding PKD domain-containing protein, with protein MNYQEQLCCFRTYCAILLLAFTAASLHSSAQTVRFTINGKQNDCAPHALSFTNMSDNGATAYLWDFGQGSTATTRDAGITYLNPGTYKVTLTVTYPGGPKTYSENIEVYARPVPQFSVSNVVGCTPLPIQFTDQSTPGSGTLQNVTWDFGDGVITSDPNPSHTYNVGGNFSINIIATNSFGCSAGLEKARLINVGETPNVDFTSDAFSSCTTPLTVNFTSTGPAGLTYAWDFGNGTTSTAANPTVEYQQEGRFTVTLRARNAQGCEAVITKPAFITIEKTRADFTTLGPVCTGVNVPLINTTMPRPTLSTWTLPDGRQTHGTDASYYFSAPGDYVFTLESGLPGCMETITKTITVHPSPVASFTATPPQGCAIPFNTQFTSTSTGATEWFWNFGDGTTGTGLNPTHTYTRFDSYDVALRVRSDQGCEASVTLPDYIRVEEPEVQMYISNPEGCLPHTTTFSATLLSAGMITGYSWDFGDGTSSTAVTPSHTYTTEGVFNVRLVVTITGGCQYTIDTTVRAGRIPVVQFDGDPKNPCQRYPVNFVNQSVPRGTEWYWFFPDDGGSVETAENPSHIFRNIGRHDVTLTVSNYGCRRTLTKIDFITILPPIANFMINRNCSDKYTVNFTDLSDFGPIAGTPRFWSWDFGDNSPLVTTPSPTHVYAAPGVYTIRLTVNDGNCESVHAVTIEVMDEKPIIAALNTEICAGGAVTFTRSNTDPANIVSYSWNWGDGTYAPVPGTSISKTYNTPGDYSVVLTVLDRNGCVSTSNIIPVKVNGATADFSFTGRNCKGDEQLFTDASVASHGYNIRSWTWNFGDGTTPQVLQTKPVDHKHAFAQTGTYNVRLQVEDNAGCVTSVTKPVPVTGVTSNFRTPSTIACRDQPIQFSNTSTGSGLIYAWDFGDGATSNVQHPVKAYSTPGEYDVTLTVTNTIGCTETVTKGKFVIIPDPVARFSMPSDLQACPPVLVQFTNESSQYVRSVWDFGDGSRSSLQNPSHVFNLPGTYTIRLDVYSAGDCINSTTRQITIKGPTGTRDMTPKTGCVPHEMTISATSTNAVKYIWDFDNGNVQITTTNSFKYTYDKEGIYHPRVILEDAQGCRVPAQGPEETIIVDQAKASFVLDDALACDAGDVFFSNSSTSLSYLRLQQPQTYLWDFGITHRTDDVSTALNPTYFYNGVGTYQAKMVVTSFYGCKDSLTMPVKVEPLPEARLSPVNPICAGDSILFRGSEGKSLPDTKWVWLLDDMPANATGANPRMVFRTPGSHQVKLVIRNESNKCPDTAMVPISVNPLPTVNVMPKQAVLCQGQSLQLQSNASPGTYSWTNYNISDAGNANPSVSPVVDTTYRLRVINNFGCMVNDSMRITVSHPFEVRSNNAVICSGKQTQLSASGAVRYRWLPATGLSRADIANPFARPAATTQYQVVGYGNDACFTDTVNVLVTVNPSPVVNPGPGRVVPAGTEVTLGIQGSPDIIQWQWYPDKWITCADCPSPVATPKGDVTYNITATNQYGCATIALLPIKLICPASTAFIPNSFSPNGDGQNDIFYVRGKGISGIRSFKIFNRWGQMVFERSNCNTDDAGCGWDGKFGGVLLNPDVYIYYVEMTCDSNEPLLVKGNVTLLR; from the coding sequence ATGAACTACCAGGAACAGTTGTGCTGTTTTAGAACGTATTGTGCCATCCTACTGCTTGCATTTACTGCGGCTTCCCTGCATTCCAGTGCACAGACAGTAAGGTTTACTATTAACGGTAAACAAAACGATTGTGCTCCACACGCCCTTTCCTTTACCAACATGTCTGACAACGGCGCCACCGCCTACTTATGGGACTTTGGACAAGGCTCTACTGCTACCACGCGGGATGCCGGCATTACCTATCTCAACCCGGGTACATACAAAGTAACGTTAACGGTTACTTATCCAGGTGGCCCTAAAACATATAGCGAGAACATTGAAGTATATGCAAGACCGGTACCACAGTTCTCTGTATCCAACGTGGTTGGATGTACGCCTTTACCTATCCAGTTCACAGATCAGAGTACCCCCGGTTCCGGTACCCTGCAAAATGTAACCTGGGACTTTGGGGATGGTGTGATCACTTCTGACCCAAACCCCTCCCACACTTATAACGTAGGCGGCAACTTTTCCATTAACATTATCGCTACCAATAGCTTCGGCTGCTCTGCCGGTCTTGAAAAAGCCCGGCTCATCAATGTAGGGGAAACACCCAACGTGGATTTTACTTCCGATGCTTTCAGCAGCTGCACCACGCCCCTGACCGTTAATTTCACCAGTACCGGCCCGGCAGGTTTAACCTATGCCTGGGATTTCGGGAACGGCACTACTTCAACAGCTGCCAACCCTACTGTGGAATACCAGCAGGAAGGGCGTTTTACAGTAACCTTAAGAGCAAGGAATGCCCAGGGTTGCGAAGCAGTGATCACTAAACCCGCGTTCATCACTATTGAAAAAACAAGGGCAGACTTTACCACGCTAGGCCCGGTTTGTACAGGCGTTAATGTACCCCTGATCAATACTACCATGCCACGCCCCACACTTTCTACCTGGACCTTACCGGATGGAAGACAAACCCACGGTACAGATGCTTCCTACTACTTCTCTGCACCAGGTGACTATGTTTTCACACTCGAATCCGGCCTGCCGGGTTGTATGGAAACCATCACCAAGACCATTACAGTGCATCCCTCTCCGGTGGCCAGCTTTACGGCAACACCTCCACAGGGTTGCGCTATTCCTTTCAACACACAGTTCACCTCTACATCCACCGGCGCCACGGAATGGTTCTGGAACTTCGGAGACGGCACTACAGGTACAGGATTGAACCCAACACATACCTATACACGATTTGACAGTTATGATGTTGCATTGCGGGTGAGGTCTGACCAGGGTTGTGAGGCCAGTGTAACGCTGCCTGATTATATCCGCGTGGAAGAGCCTGAAGTACAAATGTATATTTCAAATCCTGAAGGCTGTCTTCCTCACACCACCACATTCAGCGCCACATTGCTGAGTGCCGGTATGATCACCGGTTACAGCTGGGATTTTGGAGATGGTACCAGCTCCACTGCCGTAACACCTTCTCATACTTACACTACAGAAGGTGTGTTTAACGTGCGGCTGGTTGTAACTATCACGGGAGGCTGCCAATATACCATAGACACTACTGTACGAGCCGGCAGGATACCTGTTGTGCAATTTGACGGAGATCCGAAGAATCCCTGCCAGCGATACCCGGTTAACTTTGTGAATCAATCTGTTCCCCGCGGTACAGAATGGTACTGGTTCTTCCCGGACGATGGAGGCAGTGTGGAAACAGCAGAGAACCCTTCACATATTTTCCGCAATATCGGCAGGCACGATGTAACACTTACCGTGAGCAACTATGGCTGCCGCCGTACGCTCACTAAAATAGACTTTATCACTATCCTGCCTCCTATTGCCAATTTCATGATCAACAGGAATTGCAGCGACAAGTATACCGTGAACTTCACAGACCTTTCAGACTTTGGCCCCATTGCGGGAACACCACGTTTCTGGTCATGGGACTTTGGAGATAACTCCCCGCTGGTTACCACTCCTTCGCCAACACACGTGTATGCGGCACCGGGAGTGTATACCATCCGCCTTACCGTGAACGACGGCAATTGCGAATCTGTACATGCGGTAACAATAGAAGTGATGGATGAAAAGCCCATTATCGCTGCGCTTAATACAGAAATATGCGCAGGCGGCGCTGTTACTTTTACCAGAAGTAATACTGACCCTGCCAACATTGTTTCCTATTCATGGAACTGGGGAGACGGTACGTATGCACCGGTTCCCGGTACTTCCATTTCCAAAACATATAACACTCCCGGCGATTACAGCGTTGTACTCACTGTGTTAGACAGGAATGGCTGCGTCAGCACATCCAACATCATCCCTGTGAAAGTGAACGGCGCTACAGCTGATTTCAGTTTTACCGGCAGGAATTGTAAGGGAGATGAACAATTATTCACAGATGCATCTGTTGCCTCGCATGGTTATAATATTCGTTCATGGACATGGAATTTCGGAGACGGCACTACACCCCAGGTATTGCAAACCAAACCGGTAGACCACAAACATGCCTTTGCACAAACAGGCACCTATAACGTGCGGTTGCAGGTTGAGGACAATGCAGGATGCGTAACATCCGTCACCAAACCGGTTCCGGTAACAGGTGTAACTTCAAACTTCCGTACGCCCTCCACCATTGCCTGCAGGGACCAGCCTATTCAATTCAGCAATACTTCAACTGGTAGCGGACTTATCTATGCATGGGATTTTGGAGATGGTGCCACAAGCAATGTGCAGCATCCTGTAAAAGCCTATTCAACACCCGGTGAGTATGATGTAACACTTACCGTTACTAACACCATCGGCTGTACGGAAACAGTAACAAAAGGTAAATTTGTTATTATTCCCGATCCGGTGGCCAGGTTCAGCATGCCATCCGATCTGCAGGCATGCCCTCCGGTGCTGGTACAGTTCACCAATGAAAGCAGCCAATATGTACGTTCTGTATGGGATTTCGGAGATGGCAGCCGCTCCAGCCTGCAAAACCCTTCCCATGTATTTAACCTGCCCGGCACCTACACCATCCGCCTGGATGTTTATTCTGCCGGTGATTGTATCAATTCCACCACGCGGCAGATCACTATCAAGGGCCCTACCGGTACCCGCGATATGACGCCAAAAACAGGTTGCGTGCCACATGAGATGACGATCTCAGCTACTTCCACGAATGCTGTGAAGTACATCTGGGACTTTGATAACGGGAATGTACAGATCACTACTACTAACTCTTTCAAATACACTTACGATAAAGAAGGCATCTATCATCCAAGGGTGATCCTGGAAGATGCGCAGGGTTGCAGAGTACCTGCACAAGGCCCTGAGGAAACTATTATCGTAGATCAGGCGAAAGCATCCTTTGTGCTGGATGATGCGCTGGCATGTGATGCAGGTGATGTATTCTTCAGCAACAGCAGTACCAGCCTTTCTTATCTCAGGCTCCAGCAGCCGCAAACCTATCTCTGGGATTTTGGTATCACCCACAGAACAGACGATGTGAGCACTGCGCTTAACCCCACTTATTTTTACAACGGCGTGGGTACCTACCAGGCTAAAATGGTGGTGACCAGTTTCTATGGATGTAAGGATTCCCTGACCATGCCTGTAAAAGTAGAACCGTTGCCGGAAGCTCGCCTTAGCCCTGTGAATCCTATCTGTGCCGGCGATTCCATCCTTTTCAGAGGATCGGAAGGCAAGAGCCTGCCTGATACCAAATGGGTATGGCTGCTGGACGATATGCCGGCTAATGCAACAGGCGCTAATCCGCGAATGGTGTTCAGAACACCCGGCAGCCACCAGGTAAAACTGGTGATCCGCAACGAGAGTAATAAATGTCCGGATACTGCCATGGTACCCATTTCAGTGAATCCGCTGCCGACTGTGAACGTGATGCCTAAACAAGCCGTACTCTGCCAGGGACAATCCCTGCAGCTTCAATCCAATGCAAGCCCCGGAACATATTCCTGGACCAACTATAATATTTCAGATGCCGGCAATGCCAATCCAAGTGTGAGCCCGGTGGTGGATACCACTTACCGCCTCCGCGTGATCAACAACTTCGGTTGTATGGTCAACGACTCCATGCGCATCACTGTATCACATCCTTTCGAGGTAAGGTCTAATAATGCGGTGATCTGTAGCGGCAAGCAAACACAACTTTCTGCAAGCGGAGCCGTTCGTTATCGCTGGTTACCAGCCACCGGCCTGAGCAGGGCAGATATTGCCAACCCGTTTGCAAGGCCGGCTGCCACCACGCAATACCAGGTGGTGGGTTATGGCAATGATGCCTGCTTTACAGATACAGTGAATGTGCTGGTCACCGTAAACCCTTCCCCCGTGGTTAATCCCGGTCCGGGAAGAGTGGTGCCGGCAGGTACGGAAGTAACCTTAGGGATACAGGGTTCCCCTGATATCATTCAATGGCAGTGGTATCCTGACAAATGGATCACCTGCGCAGACTGCCCTTCTCCTGTGGCCACGCCTAAAGGAGATGTGACCTATAACATTACTGCCACTAACCAATATGGCTGCGCTACCATTGCGCTGTTGCCGATCAAACTGATCTGCCCGGCCAGCACGGCATTTATCCCTAACTCTTTCAGCCCCAACGGAGATGGACAGAACGACATCTTCTACGTAAGGGGGAAAGGCATCAGCGGCATCAGGTCATTTAAAATATTCAACCGCTGGGGGCAAATGGTATTTGAAAGAAGTAATTGCAATACAGACGATGCAGGATGCGGATGGGATGGTAAGTTCGGCGGCGTATTGCTTAACCCGGATGTTTATATCTATTACGTGGAAATGACCTGTGATTCCAATGAACCATTGTTAGTCAAGGGGAATGTGACCCTTTTGCGCTAA
- a CDS encoding Nif3-like dinuclear metal center hexameric protein: MIIRDIIQVIEAFAPLSYQESYDNAGLIFGSGDTEVKGVLLTLDATEAVLDEALEKGCNLVIAHHPIVFGGLKKINGKNYVERVAIKAIKNDIAVYAAHTNLDNVRAGVSAMMAGRLNLKNTRVLAPKRELLRKLFTFAPAADAEIVRQALFEAGAGHIGKYSECSFYHDGTGTFKGAPDTDPYVGKPGERHLEGEIKIEVIFPAHLEGQVIRAMLQHHPYEEVAYDVVKLENEWAEVGSGLVGSLPEAMEEMDFLRLVKEQFKTGCVRYTPLRGKKVQKVAVCGGAGSFLLKKAIAAGADAYVSADFKYHEFFDAENQLIIADVGHFESEQFAVELFYHILTENFRNFAPLKSTISTNPVNYL, encoded by the coding sequence ATGATCATCCGCGATATAATACAAGTAATTGAAGCATTTGCTCCCTTATCTTACCAGGAATCGTATGATAACGCCGGGCTTATCTTCGGAAGCGGAGATACGGAGGTAAAGGGTGTGTTACTCACCCTGGATGCCACAGAAGCTGTGCTGGACGAAGCTTTGGAAAAGGGCTGTAATCTTGTGATTGCCCATCACCCCATTGTTTTTGGCGGCCTGAAAAAGATCAATGGCAAGAATTATGTGGAAAGGGTGGCCATCAAAGCTATCAAAAATGATATTGCCGTTTATGCTGCCCATACCAACCTGGATAATGTGCGGGCAGGGGTGAGCGCCATGATGGCGGGCCGGCTGAACCTGAAAAATACCAGGGTGCTGGCCCCTAAAAGGGAACTGTTACGAAAATTATTCACTTTTGCCCCGGCCGCCGATGCAGAAATAGTACGGCAGGCGCTTTTTGAAGCAGGAGCGGGGCACATTGGCAAATACAGCGAATGCAGCTTTTACCACGATGGTACAGGTACCTTTAAAGGGGCGCCGGATACAGATCCCTATGTGGGAAAACCCGGAGAACGCCACCTGGAGGGTGAAATAAAGATAGAAGTGATCTTCCCTGCCCACCTGGAAGGCCAGGTGATCCGGGCCATGCTGCAGCATCACCCTTATGAGGAGGTGGCCTACGATGTTGTGAAGCTGGAAAATGAATGGGCGGAAGTAGGTTCCGGGCTGGTGGGCTCCCTGCCGGAAGCGATGGAGGAAATGGACTTCCTCCGGCTGGTAAAGGAGCAATTTAAGACCGGCTGCGTGCGGTATACCCCCCTCAGGGGCAAAAAGGTACAAAAAGTGGCCGTTTGCGGAGGGGCCGGAAGCTTTCTCCTGAAGAAGGCAATTGCCGCCGGAGCGGATGCCTATGTGTCCGCCGATTTTAAATACCATGAATTTTTTGATGCTGAAAATCAATTAATTATAGCAGACGTGGGACATTTTGAGAGCGAACAGTTCGCGGTGGAGTTATTTTATCATATATTGACCGAAAATTTCCGTAATTTTGCGCCTCTTAAATCTACCATTAGTACAAACCCGGTAAATTATTTATAA
- a CDS encoding methyltransferase domain-containing protein — MPALDKSYWNARYERGETEWDMGTVSPPLREYIDQLPNKNLRVLIPGGGNSYEARYLWDNGFKDITVLDISSVLIDRLKREHQQTGIKFIVGDFFEHESEYDLIIEQTFLCALDPALRMAYARHMYDLLWEKGALVGLLFNREFDEPGPPFGGGIKVYRRMFEPYFNFKIFAPCHNSHPARQGKEVFINFRKLDQLSKKR, encoded by the coding sequence ATGCCTGCATTAGACAAGTCTTATTGGAACGCCCGTTACGAGCGTGGCGAAACGGAGTGGGATATGGGAACAGTTTCACCCCCTCTCAGAGAGTACATCGATCAGCTTCCCAACAAAAATCTTCGTGTATTAATTCCCGGTGGTGGCAACAGCTACGAAGCCAGGTATTTATGGGACAATGGGTTTAAGGATATAACGGTATTGGATATATCCTCCGTATTAATCGACAGACTGAAAAGAGAACATCAGCAAACAGGGATCAAATTTATTGTAGGAGATTTTTTTGAGCACGAATCCGAGTACGACCTTATTATTGAGCAAACCTTCTTATGCGCACTGGACCCTGCATTGCGGATGGCATATGCCCGTCACATGTACGATCTCCTTTGGGAAAAAGGTGCCCTTGTGGGCCTGCTGTTCAACAGGGAATTTGATGAGCCCGGCCCTCCTTTCGGAGGTGGTATCAAAGTATACCGCAGAATGTTCGAGCCGTATTTCAATTTTAAGATCTTCGCACCCTGTCACAATTCTCATCCGGCCCGCCAGGGTAAAGAGGTGTTCATTAATTTCCGGAAACTGGACCAGCTTTCAAAGAAGCGGTAG
- a CDS encoding carboxypeptidase M32, with amino-acid sequence MTVQKTSSGLYEDYKAKMRKVADVRNAMSVLGWDQETYLPEKGASFRGQQLTTLSSIAHELFSEDALGDILKELSSRSDLNAVQQKNVALSLEDYEKNRKYPAAFVAELSTATNAAYHAWIRARKENNFDVFEPLLANMVELKKQEAEILGYKGHPYDALLNEYEKGADVQMLDKIFSGVKESLLPILQKIALQEVPDKQFLHRHFPKDQQWQFGLNLLKDMGYDFKAGRQDISEHPFTTSFSPQDVRVTTRIDEQDLGNMTWSCIHEGGHALYEQGLPVEEYGLPSGEAASLGIHESQSRLWENNLGRSLTFWQYHYGNLQATFRSSLLAVPIQDFYRAINLVQPSLIRTEADELTYHFHVMIRYEIEKGLIGGTLQTKDLREIWNQYYREYLQQEVPDDLRGVLQDIHWSHGSFGYFPTYSLGSFYAAQLYTSAQKQVPGLENAIADGKYGPLLEWLRENIHQYGRFYTSNELCEKVTGEKLEFKYFLDYAKKKFGGIYQL; translated from the coding sequence ATGACAGTGCAAAAAACTTCATCCGGGCTTTACGAAGATTATAAGGCAAAAATGCGAAAAGTGGCAGACGTAAGGAATGCCATGTCTGTACTGGGCTGGGACCAGGAAACCTACCTGCCTGAAAAAGGAGCGTCTTTCCGTGGCCAGCAGTTGACTACACTCAGCTCCATAGCCCATGAACTGTTCTCCGAGGATGCACTGGGCGATATCCTGAAAGAACTCAGTTCCCGCAGCGACCTCAATGCTGTACAACAAAAGAATGTGGCCCTCTCCCTGGAAGATTATGAGAAGAACCGTAAGTACCCCGCAGCTTTTGTTGCCGAACTGTCCACCGCTACCAATGCAGCCTATCATGCATGGATCCGGGCCAGGAAGGAAAACAATTTTGATGTGTTTGAGCCGCTGCTGGCCAATATGGTGGAACTCAAAAAACAGGAGGCAGAGATCCTTGGCTACAAAGGCCATCCTTATGATGCGCTGCTGAATGAATATGAAAAAGGAGCAGATGTGCAAATGCTGGATAAAATATTCAGCGGGGTGAAAGAATCCCTTTTGCCCATCCTGCAAAAAATAGCCCTGCAGGAGGTGCCTGATAAACAATTCCTGCACCGCCATTTCCCTAAAGACCAGCAATGGCAGTTTGGTTTGAACCTTCTGAAAGACATGGGATACGACTTCAAAGCAGGGCGGCAGGATATTTCGGAACATCCTTTCACCACCAGTTTCAGCCCCCAGGATGTAAGGGTGACCACCCGCATAGATGAACAGGACCTTGGGAACATGACCTGGAGCTGTATCCACGAAGGCGGGCATGCGCTTTACGAACAGGGACTTCCGGTAGAAGAATATGGCCTCCCCAGCGGAGAAGCTGCCAGCCTGGGTATTCATGAATCCCAATCCCGCTTATGGGAAAACAACTTAGGCCGCAGCCTTACTTTCTGGCAATATCATTACGGCAACCTGCAGGCCACTTTCCGCAGCAGCCTGCTGGCAGTACCTATCCAGGATTTCTACAGGGCCATTAACCTCGTGCAGCCTTCCCTGATCCGCACAGAGGCAGATGAGCTTACTTACCATTTCCATGTAATGATCCGCTATGAAATTGAAAAAGGTTTGATCGGCGGAACATTGCAAACAAAAGACCTGCGCGAAATATGGAATCAGTATTACCGCGAATACCTGCAGCAGGAAGTACCGGACGATCTGAGAGGTGTTCTGCAGGACATTCACTGGTCTCACGGCAGCTTTGGTTACTTCCCTACTTATTCATTAGGAAGTTTCTATGCAGCGCAGTTATATACTTCTGCACAGAAACAGGTGCCGGGGCTGGAAAATGCTATTGCAGATGGTAAATACGGTCCTTTGCTGGAATGGTTGAGAGAGAATATTCACCAGTACGGCAGGTTTTATACTTCCAATGAATTGTGTGAAAAGGTGACCGGGGAAAAACTGGAGTTCAAATATTTCCTGGATTATGCGAAGAAGAAATTTGGGGGGATCTATCAACTATAA